A segment of the Canis lupus dingo isolate Sandy chromosome 15, ASM325472v2, whole genome shotgun sequence genome:
aattttaaaattttaaaaagtaataaataatagtagTTCATAGGTGATATTATTAAAAACAGCTGTTGGATTTTAAAGTTGAAAGAGACATTGGAGATTATCAGGTAGTTGGGAAGAAACTGGAGAACATTGCCTGGCAAATAGTAGGTAGTTGGTATTTTTGACTGAATGAAACTAAGATGTAATTGACTTGAACAAAAAACCTGCAGGCAGAAATCAGTATAAATAATGGTTCCTTCTTCTGAGTGAAGTTGCTGGcttaataattatgtataataCACCTGTCTCCCAATTTGTCTTCTTATTAAATTTGATATCATAAAAAACAGTATTACATTTCTGAAACGTTTCTCCctgcaaattaaaagaaaaatcaggtagCTTGTTATGATTTCCTGCTTTATCTGACTTACCTTATGCAGTTTATTGGCGTCTTAAGATTTCTTTGGATAGCTGTAATGTTtcattgttttaagaaaatataagagtGTTGGTTTTCTGCTTTGATTTGATAAGcctttgttatttctatttttatatttatttattagagagggagagaaggcgTGTCTGCGcaagtggggttggggggagtgcAGAAGAAGAGAATGTCAAATGACTATCTGCTGAGTCCAGAGCCATTGCTGGGTGCGAtcatatgaccctgagatcgtgacttgagccgaaatcagagtcagacgcttagctcactgagccacccaggcaccccaggccttttgttatttcttaataagaaatgagtttttaaaaataagtgacttatttttcccttcccagatggcactttcattcattcaacaaaacatCTGTAAGATACCTACTCTTGTGTCaggcagtcttttttttattttagatgctTGGGATACAATATGAATATGACAGTGCCTCTTCTTTCTGCTACCCTCTTAAATGCTGCATCCAAAACACCTGAGATACacgttaaaatacagattctcaggCCCAAGATTAGGACTCAGATTGGGGTAAGACTTTAAAATAGGAGTAACTTTTCCTAAAGTTTTGAAGTTTTGATAACAAACCAGACTTAGGGACTATTGCTCAAGGAATTCATCATCTGGAGAAGATAAAAGTATGTTTATAAATAGGTGAAATGTGGTGAGTGCCAAAGAAAGAGATTTCTTGAAAACCTCAGgctgagaaatttaaaatcttgggtgttttcaaaaaaaaaaaatcttgggtgTTTTCTTGatagtaaaatttgaaaatttttatgatgGGAGGGATTATCTACCAGTAATCTGTACTTGACTGCTTTTCTTTAAAGTATGTTAATACAAGGGAGATTTCCCAATTATCCACAATTTTTGGAAAATTCAAGTAGGTCACTAACACAGGATTTGgtctatttgactttttttttttttagtctttttctctATAAAGAATTCAAGGCTATGATACATAGAACTCTTGAACTCTTGGCAACTATTTTGACATCAGTGTGTAAGTTGCTTAAAGATTTGAGCCTGATTGTATATCAGTGCAATAATTAAAGCCTTCTGAAAATATCTTCACTAAGTTTCATCatcatcttttaaagatttctcttGAATTGATGTTATTGTTCTTATTAGCAgttatccttaaaaaataatttctcataatGTTGCTTtggcaaaaaatagaaattctaataCATGGCCAAATCatgtctgatttttatttttccccctcagcATCATTGAAAGTAAGCAGTCCATACAACTGTGGTTTcaccattttatataaaatatttctaggatACAATATTGACTCATTTGCTTTAGATAGCAATTTGGGCCTAAACTGACTTTGATATTTGTggccattttttgttgttgttgttgttgttcagttcTCTGATGCTTTCTGGGATTACTGAGGCATTTTGTAAGACTGTCTGCCATAAGCCTAGAAAGCATCCATACTTCTACCCTCTTCTCTTGTTTATCCTTGGAAGTTTAAATAGTTTTTCCAGTGAATACTGCCATTGcttaggttatttttaaaaattattttgaaatttctttcaaaGCTTGTTCCATGTTTTTTCACCTTTTCTAAGTGTGAAATGGCCACATAGTACTAAGTGTGATGACAAAGCTGTGTCAAGAGGTGATAGCCATGAGGTTTGACTTCCTTCATGGGTCAAAAACTGGCTACTAAAGTCTCTGTATTTCAAGAATATTCATTTGGACTTCTTAAATTCTGATATGCTTATTTAAAGGAAatcattcttaaatataaaagtattatcTTCATGTTAAATCTTAAACTTTCATAGAATAAACTTTTAAGGATTATTGAAAGAGGCCAGTAGTAAATGATTATCTGGGTGAAAATGTTTAATCCCATTCTACTTACCCTTGAGTTTTTGATGCCATCACCTCCTCTTTAGATAGGTTAGCCAAAATTGACTATTTAAATAGTGtgtatctttaaaatttgagttATCATCATTGAACttataaaatatcttcaaataatgAGTTGCTTTTAATCTAGTTGATTGCTAAGGCCTAATAAACCTTTAGATCTGACGGAGGGTGAATTTGCATGTTTATTGTATATAATCTTACTTATAAAGTAGGTGAACATTTTTTAACTCTGTGGAAATGATAACTGGACTTTATTTACAGAAAGCCACAAAGAAAACTGATAAACCCAGACCAGAAGATAAAGATGATCTAGATGTAACAGAGCTCACTAATGAAGATCTTCTGGATCAGCTTGTGAAATATGGAGTAAATCCTGGTCCTATTGTGGGTAAGTTGGTAAAATTTCAAGTAGCTTTTCGGTGAGTGCCACACATTGCTTTCCTGTCTTTTCTAGCAGTTGGATTTGGGATTCTAAGGAGCAGCATTTCTTTAATATGACCAGACATAATTTCCTTaactataaatgaagaaaatgagagaaatgaacTTAGATAATCTCAAGATTCTCTATTGTTGAAATTGTTTCATATGGTGTTCATGTCACAACTACCTGGTGAGATATAGGGATCTTACATTACAGTTGAGGAAAATCTGAAGTGACATAATTAGCCAGATTCATCCAAGTCATTAAATTGGTGACAGGCTTATTAATACAACTCAGGTTAATTGATTCCTAGCATTTTCAGTTACATTAAAAGTACCATTTTTGAAGTCTTGTTTTGATTGAATTCAAGAATGATCcctaaaagaaaaactaacaagAAAACTtggggctgggatccctgggtggcgcagcggtttggcgcctgcctttggcccagggcgcgatcctggagaccggggatcgagtcccacatcgggctcccggtgcatggaacctgcttctccctctgcctgtgtctctgcccctctctctctctctctctgtgactatcataaataaattttaaaaaattaaaaaaaaaagaaaacttggagCTAAATCCACTAGATTTCCATCATTTGGTTGCCATTGGtgattttgtcttaattttggaGGGTCTTGACAGTAACCTCAAGATGAGAAATGTCTGTCTTGATCTTCTGGGTTATGTAAAAATTTGAACACtggacaaaccacaagagactcttaaccataggaaacaaactgagggttgctggaggagggaagggttgggtaactgggtgatgggcattaaggagggcatgtgatgtaatgagcactggatgttatatacaactgatgaatcactaactctgtctctgaaactaataatacactatatgttaattgaattaagatttttttgaaaagaatttttatgtatttattcgtgagagagaaagagagaggctccctgcagggagcctgatgtgggactcggtccaggaactctgggatcatgccctgagccaaaggcagatgctctaccactgagccacccagacatcccttgaattgagatttttaaaaaatttgaacactggggatttggggattttttttctataggtGAAGTTGCAAACAATTTAGAATGTTGTCTTTCGTTTTATTTAGCATACTACTTCCAAGTAGCTGGTAATAAGCCTATGAATATAATTGCCAACAGACATttgatagctttttaaatttttcatttaaaattccaaaagagagggatgcctggatggctcagtggttgagtgtctccctttggctcaggacaagatcccagagtccctggatcgagtcccacccacatcaggctcccctcagggaacctgcttctccctctgcctatgtctctgcctctctctctctttgtctcatgaataaataataaataaaaccctttaataaaattccaaaagAGCAATGCtgcaaaaatgtatattatatattagtatgTGTTAAGTTACATATTGGGTTTTCCCAgctttttttgaggtataattgacaaattatatatatatttagtgtgtGTAATTTGgtgtttctaaattatttattggGAAGCGATCACTGTGATCAAGCCAATTAATATATCCATCACTTCACAGTTTTGAGTTTGAATGTGTGATGAGAGAGCACTTATGATCTACTTTCGCAGATGTCGAGTATAGTAACTATAGCCCATTCTGTATGTTAGATTTCTAGAACTTAGTCATCTTTCAGAAATTTTGTATACTTGACCAACATCTTTCCACTTCCCCCTCCCTAGCTATTCATCTTACAACTACGTATATAATATTTTGagatctttttctaaaatatgtatattattttattcatcttatagaaACCAGAGAGGCATATAAtaagtataaaatagaaaataaaagctatttttggCTTTAAATTGGCATTCATGttgaaatgtgtttaaaatgtgtttataatcAATTTTACCTTGCTATCTAATTGATGATGTAATTTCTGTTTGTGGCACACATTTTCCATAAAAGGTCGTTTTAATCACAAGGTAGTTATATCTAAATGTGATTtaacaccttaaatttatacagtgttatatgaaaatatattcaactaaaaaaatgatttatatgaCTTCTCTTTTCCCATAATTAAATGGCTCTTTTTAGGCATATTAATATGAGAGAGGTGGGGTTTTAATTAAAGTATTCAGAGGAATACagtttgtttataaaaatgatttttttctacaaGGCAATATTTTTCTACGtaggaatgggaaaaatatacaaagtCCAAGACTTTTCAGTCAAAAATGCTTGGTTGTACATGGTTCTTTAGTAGGTGATCTATAATAAGATTTGTATCAATCTATGTATTCCATGTTACTAATAGAAacattgtagggatccctgggtggcgcagcggtttggcgcctgcctttggcccagggcgcgatcctggagacccgggatcgaatcccacatcaggctcccggtgcatggagcctgcttctccctctgcctgtgtctctgcctctctctctctctctctgtgactatcataaataaataaaaattaaaaatattaaaaaaaaattgtaatcatGTATTAAGATCTCAGAAAAACCCCTATTTTAGAAAAGAATcctttatatagtattttaaagcACTTAAGTGTAGAAAAGGAAAGAGTGAATGTAACATTTTAATGTTGCTAAAGACCATGAGCAGGATCTTAAATAAAACAGTACAGATGCTCAAGTAAGTTCTGCCTTAATACAGGAACAACCAGGAAGCTATATGAGAAAAAACTGTTGAAACTGAGGGAACAGGGAACAGAGTCAAGATCTTCTACTCCTCTGCCTACGATTTCTTCTTCAGCAGAAAATACAAGACAGAATGGAAGTAATGACTCTGACAGATACAGTGACAACGaagaaggtaaaattttaaatgatgttaaCCAActgtatgtaatttttttccagacTCGTAAGATACAGTAACCCTGAAgaagatacaattttaaataatatcacCAAGTTATATGTGATTTTTGTTCATATCATCAATAATCCTCCCAAGTAATTCGATTTAAATACCTTTTGTTGAGAAttctaagaaacagaaaactacaaatgtctcattggttttggttttgtttttgggggtacctttatcttttttgcttcaaatttcatttttctaaaagaataaaatattaaaaataaagatgttttcccCACTTACCCTTTCCAAGTATTAGCAACACAGAGGCTACCACTGTCATTAATTTGATGCTTATCTTTCCAAtccattttaaatactttttgaattcacatcctgagatcaacacctgagctgagataaagagtcagatgcttaaccgactcggtcacctaggcacccctgaacaCTTTTTCATATGCATCTTATACATGGTACTATTTTGAACTTAAATACCATGCTAAGTCTTATCActtacttttctttattctattataCTATTGAGATCTCATCTTACTGATTAATTACGTATGTGTCCAGTTTATTAGAATTAATACATAGTCCTAGTATTTATAATATGGTGTATATGCTCTGTTCTCTTTTGCTAAGCgtttaaatttatagtttttgCTAGATAATGTGATTTCAAGGCAGCTATGAAGCACATATTTTGACGTATTTCTAGTagactattttaagaaaatttgaccatgatatttaagtattttttgaaagtaGTACATGAAATTAATGTTCTTTCTATAAAAGAATGCTtgatatttataaagttttaattcatttgaCTTGTTTGTCAATTTATGATTATTTAACCCAAATTGCTTATATCTTCATAAGCATTGCCTGCCAGGGCACAGTGTGTTGAATTGGTTGTTCAGAATATGAAATATAGTCTTTTCCTTCAACAGCACTATGTTAGCAAGGAGGCAAAGAATAAAATCAGCTTGAACACAAGTAATGCTTAAACTTCCTGCCTCTTTTGCCTctacaggaaagaagaaagaacacaagaaagTGAAGTCCACTAgggattttgttcctttttctgaaCTTCCAACTACTCCCTCTGGTGGATTTTTTCAGGgtatttcttttcctgaaatctCCACCTGTCCTCCTTTGGGCAGGACTGAACTACAGGCAGCTAAGAAAGTTCATACTTCTAAGGGAGACCCACCTAGGGAACCTCTTATTGCCACAACCTTGCCTGGCAGGGAACATTTGCAGAAGTTAGCCTCTGGAGGGAATTTGTTTACTTCCTCCAAGTCTAGCCATGGTAGATGTTTAGAGAAAAGTTCTTCGGCATCTTCTCAGCATGAACTCGCTGCCATGTTGGTCTCTGCTGCAGCTTCTCCTTCACTGATTAAAGAAACCACCACTACTTGCTATAAAGAtatagtagaaaatatttattgtggcGAGAAAAGTGGAATTCAACCATTGTGTACTGAGAAGTCCCATGTTTTAGATCAGTCAGTTCTCTCTAGTGACAGGAAAGGGCTAGAGGAGTCCGAGAGTTCACAAATAATTTCTCCTCCACTTGCTCAGGCAATCAGAGATTATGTCAATTCTCTGTTGGTCCAGGGTGGAGTAGGTAGTTTGCCTGGGACTTCAAACTCTACACCCCCAATGGATGTAGAAAACAGATGGAAGAGAATTGATCGATCTAATTATCAAGACACTGAATCCCTGTCTCCTCCACGAAAATTCCCTAGACTCAGTGAAAAGTCAGTAGAGGAAAAGGATTCAGGTTCCTTTGTGGCATTTCAAAATACACCTGGATCTGGAGTGATGTCATCTTTTGCCAAAACTGTTGTCTCTCATTCACTCACCACCTTAGGCATGGAAGTGTCTAAGCAATCACAACATGAGAAAGTAGATGCCCCAGAACTATCTTTTCCCTTCcatgaatctattttaaaagtaattgaaGAGGAGTGGCAGCAAATTGACAGGCAACTGCCTTCATTGGCATGCAAGTATCCAGTATCTTCCAGAGAGGCAACACGGATATTATCAGTTCCAAAAGTAGATGATGAAATACTGGAGTTTATATCTGAAGCCACTCCACCAGTAGGTACTCAGGCAGCTTCCACGGAGTCTTGTGATAAACAGTTAGACTTAGTACTTTGTAGAACATATGAAGCTGCAGCATCAGCATTGCAGATTGCAACCCATACCGCCTTTGTGGTTAGGGCTCTGCAGGCAGACATTAGTCAGGCTGCACAAATTCTTAGCTCAGACCCTAGTCATATGCACCAGGCACTTGGGATTCTGAGCAAAACATATGATGCAGCCTCATTTCTTTGTGAAGCTGCATTTGATGAAGTAAAGATGGCTGCCCATAGCATGGGAGCTTCCACTTTAGGTCGCCGCTATCTCTGCCTGAAGGATTGTAAAATTAATCCAGCTTCTAAAAATAAGCTGGTTGTTACTCCTTTTAAAGGTGAAACCTTATTTGGAGGAGAAGTATACAAAGTAACTAAAAAGCGTGGAAATAAACGCTAATTAAGTTAAGAATAAAAGACACCTATTTGATCTTTGATAATGGGGAACTTAGAAGCTTCTCTAAGAATTTCAATTGCTTTTATGcaaaaattttctttgaagatcTTTATAGTTTCCAGATTGGGCTATTTTCAAAGTCAAACTTCTACCCATCAAATTACAGTATAAAAGTAATAACAAGTCACATTTTTTGCCTCATACAGGTCACTCTAACCTATTAAGATTTTACAATTCTCCAAAACTAAGAAAATGCAATTAATTAGAATATAAGTGAGTCttcactgatttaaatattactatatatctttattttctggaaCTTGGCtacgttttttttcttttattctcagttttgtgttttttacctCTGTATTCCCTCATACTATTCTAGATCAGTGCAATTCAAAGTGCCAGACTGCAGATGGTTACTAATTCATAGACAAGAGAAGTGTGCACCAGAATTTGGATCTAGAGACACTTCTTAAATCGATGACAGGGTTTAGTTTTATGGCAAACTTTTATTGATAAAAACtgtgtgccaatttacattctgGTACAAGTGTCTCATTTCTTTAAGGACTGGTAGCAAACAGTTCATGGACCACACCTTGCAAAATCTACTCTAAATCATAAAATTCTGGAATAGTGCATTCTCACTGTCACTATAGTTTGTCCGATGAACTAGACACTGGGAAagtggcccttttttttttttttttttataacacttTCAAGTTATGTTATGGTTCATGGATGATTAGGCTTAATCTAAATtctaaaagcaaatttattttaaattcttgagaAATCATACTATATTCCTTTGTATAAAGCAGTatattctgtgttttcatttctctgattgtAAGATAAGTAACTGTAGAGGCATTTAATAAccaaatttctttgtatttttatggaaaatagtaGTATTAAGTATCAGCAAAATACAGTCCCTTTGGTAGTCCTGGCCATCGCTATATTCTTAGTATTCATGTCCATCTTTGCAGCTTCCTGGGAgtaattttgttatttgtcttctggaatgtacatgtatacatgtacCTACTAAgtgctatgtgattttttttttaatgtattactgTAGAATCTTTCTGCAAATTCAATAAAGTTATAATTTGAACAGTTTTGTGTGGTCTCCAGAAACatgttgtatgtgtgttttttattcttgGAGTTGCAACAAATTTAGATATTTATACATGGACatcccttttccatttct
Coding sequences within it:
- the TMPO gene encoding thymopoietin isoform X2, whose amino-acid sequence is MNMTVPLLSATLLNAASKTPEIHVKIQILRPKIRTQIGKATKKTDKPRPEDKDDLDVTELTNEDLLDQLVKYGVNPGPIVGTTRKLYEKKLLKLREQGTESRSSTPLPTISSSAENTRQNGSNDSDRYSDNEEGKKKEHKKVKSTRDFVPFSELPTTPSGGFFQGISFPEISTCPPLGRTELQAAKKVHTSKGDPPREPLIATTLPGREHLQKLASGGNLFTSSKSSHGRCLEKSSSASSQHELAAMLVSAAASPSLIKETTTTCYKDIVENIYCGEKSGIQPLCTEKSHVLDQSVLSSDRKGLEESESSQIISPPLAQAIRDYVNSLLVQGGVGSLPGTSNSTPPMDVENRWKRIDRSNYQDTESLSPPRKFPRLSEKSVEEKDSGSFVAFQNTPGSGVMSSFAKTVVSHSLTTLGMEVSKQSQHEKVDAPELSFPFHESILKVIEEEWQQIDRQLPSLACKYPVSSREATRILSVPKVDDEILEFISEATPPVGTQAASTESCDKQLDLVLCRTYEAAASALQIATHTAFVVRALQADISQAAQILSSDPSHMHQALGILSKTYDAASFLCEAAFDEVKMAAHSMGASTLGRRYLCLKDCKINPASKNKLVVTPFKGETLFGGEVYKVTKKRGNKR
- the TMPO gene encoding thymopoietin isoform X1: MPEFLEDPSVLTKEKLKSELVANNVTLPVGEQRKDVYVQLYLQHLTARNRPPLAAGANSKGPPDFSSDEEREPTPVLGSGAAVAGRSRAAVGRKATKKTDKPRPEDKDDLDVTELTNEDLLDQLVKYGVNPGPIVGTTRKLYEKKLLKLREQGTESRSSTPLPTISSSAENTRQNGSNDSDRYSDNEEGKKKEHKKVKSTRDFVPFSELPTTPSGGFFQGISFPEISTCPPLGRTELQAAKKVHTSKGDPPREPLIATTLPGREHLQKLASGGNLFTSSKSSHGRCLEKSSSASSQHELAAMLVSAAASPSLIKETTTTCYKDIVENIYCGEKSGIQPLCTEKSHVLDQSVLSSDRKGLEESESSQIISPPLAQAIRDYVNSLLVQGGVGSLPGTSNSTPPMDVENRWKRIDRSNYQDTESLSPPRKFPRLSEKSVEEKDSGSFVAFQNTPGSGVMSSFAKTVVSHSLTTLGMEVSKQSQHEKVDAPELSFPFHESILKVIEEEWQQIDRQLPSLACKYPVSSREATRILSVPKVDDEILEFISEATPPVGTQAASTESCDKQLDLVLCRTYEAAASALQIATHTAFVVRALQADISQAAQILSSDPSHMHQALGILSKTYDAASFLCEAAFDEVKMAAHSMGASTLGRRYLCLKDCKINPASKNKLVVTPFKGETLFGGEVYKVTKKRGNKR